A window of the Camelus dromedarius isolate mCamDro1 chromosome 5, mCamDro1.pat, whole genome shotgun sequence genome harbors these coding sequences:
- the LOC105103699 gene encoding olfactory receptor 11H6: MGPKGSVDVLGEKIVNNAGRNNHSDPVSEFILLGFPCTWETQILLFAFFSVIYVLTLIGNLSIICAVWWDHHLHTPMYTLLANFSFLEMWYVTSTVPSMLASFLSETKTISFMGCFLQFYFFFSMGTTETFFLSAMAFDRYLAICRPLHYPTVMTVQRCIRMGACCWLCGFSCFLLPVYLISQLPFCGLNTIDHFLCDPGPLMKLSCVPAPATEITCAVFNSVLIFSTFVFITSSYTLVIRVVLRVPSAEGWRKAFSTCGSHLAVVSLFYGSIMVMYVSPTAGNPAGIQKIVTLFYSVMTPLFSPLIYSLRNKEMKEVLRRLFRIMISGQGQPLKH; encoded by the exons ATGGGGCCTAAAGGATCTGTTGACG ttttaggggaaaaaatagtgAACAACGCAGGAAGGAATAATCACTCTGACCCTGTGAGTGAATTCATTCTTCTTGGATTCCCTTGTACCTGGGAGACTCAGATCCTCCTCTTTGCATTCTTCTCTGTGATCTATGTGCTGACACTAATTGGAAACCTGTCCATTATCTGTGCTGTGTGGTGGGACCaccacctccacacccccatgtacaCCCTGCTGGCCAATTTTTCGTTCCTGGAGATGTGGTATGTCACCTCCACTGTCCCCAGTATGCTAGCCAGCTTCCTCTCTGAGACCAAGACCATCTCCTTCATGGGCTGCTTCCTCCAGTTCTACTTCTTCTTCTCCATGGGCACCACTGAGACCTTCTTCTTGTCTGCCATGGCCTTTGACAGGTACCTTGCTATCTGCAGGCCCCTGCACTACCCCACTGTCATGACAGTTCAGCGCTGCATCAGAATGGGAGCCTGCTGCTGGCTGTGTGGCTTCTCCTGTTTTCTCCTCCCAGTTTATCTCATCTCCCAGCTTCCTTTTTGTGGCCTCAATACTATTGATCACTTTTTATGTGACCCAGGACCCCTTATGAAGCTGTCCTGTGTGCCAGCTCCTGCCACTGAGATCACCTGTGCTGTCTTTAACTCAGTCCTAATTTTCTCCACTTTCGTGTTCATTACCAGCTCCTACACCCTGGTGATCAGAGTGGTACTGAGGGTCCCCTCAGCAGAAGGCTGGCGTAAAGCCTTCTCCACATGTGGCTCCCATCTGGCTGTGGTGTCCCTGTTCTATGGCTCCATCATGGTGATGTATGTGAGCCCAACAGCCGGCAATCCAGCAGGGATTCAGAAAATTGTGACCTTATTTTATTCTGTGATGACGCCACTTTTCAGTCCCTTGATCTACAGCCTCCGGAATAAAGAGATGAAAGAGGTCCTGAGAAGACTGTTTAGGATCATGATATCTGGTCAAGGACAGCCTCTCAAACACTAG
- the LOC105103698 gene encoding olfactory receptor 11G2, giving the protein MNVSERETTRFVSHFILMGFPSSPEMQLLYFGFFSAAYTLTLVGNTAIVCAVWWDQRLHTPMYILLGNFSFLEICYVTTTIPNMLVNFLSTIKSISFVSCFAQFYFFFSFGCDEGFYLCIMAFDRYLAICRPLHYSRIMTKQLYTGLVIFGWSCGFILFLTPVVLISHLPYCGPNIIDHFLCDPVPLMMLSCSEDTTTQFIYSTVNAIFMIGTFLFILCSYALVILAVLRMPSAASKRKAFSTCASHLAVVVLFFGPVMVMYVSPGSGHSVEMQKIITLFYSVITPLCNPLIYSLRNKEMKAALRRAFGTEIPVHKT; this is encoded by the coding sequence ATGAATGTGTCCGAAAGAGAAACCACCCGCTTCGTTAGCCACTTTATCCTCATGGGCTTCCCCTCAAGCCCAGAGATGCAGCTCCTCTACTTCGGGTTCTTCTCAGCAGCCTATACACTGACCCTGGTGGGGAACACAGCCATTGTCTGTGCCGTGTGGTGGGACCAGCGCCTTCACACTCCCATGTACATCCTCTTGGGGAATTTCTCTTTCCTGGAAATATGTTATGTCACCACAACCATCCCTAACATGTTGGTCAACTTCCTGTCCACGATCAAGTCCATCTCCTTTGTGAGCTGCTTTGCACAGTTCtacttcttcttctcctttggGTGTGACGAGGGCTTCTACCTTTGCATCATGGCCTTTGACAGGTACCTTGCCATCTGCCGTCCGCTGCATTACTCACGCATCATGACTAAACAGCTGTACACTGGTCTTGTCATCTTTGGCTGGTCCTGTGGCTTCATCCTCTTCCTAACCCCAGTTGTTCTCATTTCACACTTGCCCTATTGTGGCCCAAATATCATAGACCATTTTTTGTGTGATCCTGTCCCGTTGATGATGCTGTCCTGTTCTGAAGACACCACCACACAATTCATTTACTCCACTGTCAATGCTATTTTCATGATTGGCACCTTTCTCTTCATCCTTTGCTCTTACGCTCTGGTGATTCTGGCTGTGCTGAGGATGCCCTCAGCAGCGAGCAAACGCAAGGCTTTCTCCACTTGTGCTTCTCATCTGGctgtggtagttctgttttttggTCCTGTTATGGTGATGTATGTTAGTCCTGGGTCAGGACACTCAGTAGAAATGCAAAAAATCattactttgttttattctgtgatAACACCCCTCTGCAATCCTCTAATCTACAGTCTCCGGAACAAGGAGATGAAGGCTGCCCTAAGGAGAGCTTTTGGGACTGAAATACCTGTTCATAAAACATAA
- the LOC105103697 gene encoding olfactory receptor 11H6, whose translation MSISEANNSSGSVSEFILLGFPCRRDIQIVLFVMFSLIYLLTLMGNTSIICAVWSSRKLHTPMYILLANFSFLEICYVSSDVPKMLANIISQTKSISYAGCLLQFYFFFSMCAAEGYFLSAMSFDRFLAICRPLHYPTIMTHHLCARLVVFCWAGGFLSILMPAVLMSRVPFCGPNIIDHFFCDLGPLLALSCAPVPKTTLTCATVSSLIIFITFLYILGSYTFVLRAVLRVPAGSGRNKAFSTCASHFLVVSLFYGSVMVMYVSPGSRSHPGTQKFVTLFYCMATPFFNPLIYSLRNKDMKDALRKVLGTLSKEIPKNADK comes from the coding sequence ATGAGTATCTCAGAAGCCAATAATAGCTCTGGGTCTGTGAGTGAGTTCATTCTCCTGGGCTTCCCCTGTCGCAGAGACATCCAGATCGTCCTCTTTGTCATGTTCTCCCTCATCTACCTTCTGACTCTCATGGGGAACACGTCCATCATCTGTGCTGTGTGGTCAAGCCGGAAGCTCCACACACCCATGTACATCCTCCTGGCCAACTTCTCCTTCCTGGAGATCTGCTATGTCAGTTCTGATGTGCCCAAAATGTTGGCCAACATCATCTCCCAGACCAAGAGCATCTCCTATGCTGGCTGCCTGCTCCAGTTCTACTTCTTCTTCTCCATGTGTGCTGCTGAGGGCTACTTCCTGTCTGCGATGTCCTTTGATCGGTTCCTTGCTATCTGTCGACCTCTGCATTACCCCACCATCATGACTCATCACCTATGTGCCCGATTAGTGGTTTTCTGCTGGGCAGGTGGCTTTCTATCCATACTGATGCCTGCGGTTCTTATGTCCCGGGTGCCCTTCTGTGGCCCTAACATCATTGACCATTTTTTCTGTGACCTGGGACCACTGTTGGCACTATCCTGTGCCCCAGTTCCTAAAACTACTCTAACTTGTGCCACTGTGAGCTCTCTTATCATCTTCATCACCTTCCTCTACATTCTTGGGTCCTATACCTTCGTTTTGCGAGCCGTACTTCGGGTCCCAGCTGGCTCAGGCAGGAACAAAGCTTTCTCTACGTGTGCCTCCCATTTCTTGGTGGTCTCTCTATTCTATGGCTCAGTCATGGTGATGTATGTGAGTCCAGGCTCTAGGAGCCATCCTGGGACCCAGAAATTTGTGACCTTGTTTTACTGCATGGCAACCCCATTCTTTAATCCTTTGATCTACAGCCTCCGGAACAAAGATATGAAAGATGCACTAAGGAAAGTCCTGGGCACATTATCAAAAGAAATTCCTAAAAATGCAGACAAATGA